From a single Nostoc edaphicum CCNP1411 genomic region:
- a CDS encoding CAP domain-containing protein, whose amino-acid sequence MIKTTIYAVALGTIALSSGAIATPVTNQTFTPLSSQLSNNTVKIAALSYDTAAIEQSVFNQINSYRVSQGRLALTRNPKIDNQARIHSQNMANGKVGFGHTGFSQRVVATGIPYRAAGENVAYNQGYPDPATKAVQGWLKSSGHLANIRNQNYTLTGIGVAVTSTGKVYFTQIFMTPR is encoded by the coding sequence ATGATTAAAACAACAATCTACGCCGTTGCTTTAGGCACTATTGCTCTTAGTAGTGGGGCGATCGCTACTCCTGTAACAAATCAAACTTTTACGCCGCTATCTTCACAACTATCAAATAATACTGTTAAAATTGCAGCATTGAGCTATGACACTGCCGCGATAGAACAGTCAGTTTTCAACCAAATTAATAGCTACAGAGTTTCCCAAGGGCGACTAGCGCTGACTCGTAATCCTAAGATCGACAATCAAGCCAGGATTCACAGTCAGAACATGGCTAACGGTAAAGTTGGCTTTGGACATACTGGATTTTCACAGCGTGTTGTAGCAACCGGTATTCCTTACAGGGCAGCTGGTGAAAATGTCGCTTACAACCAGGGATATCCTGATCCTGCTACGAAAGCTGTACAAGGTTGGCTCAAAAGTTCAGGGCATCTTGCCAATATCAGAAATCAGAATTATACCTTGACGGGGATTGGTGTTGCTGTCACAAGTACAGGCAAAGTTTACTTCACACAAATATTTATGACACCAAGATAG
- a CDS encoding CAP domain-containing protein, with amino-acid sequence MFRQTAFGIALSALVLASGLTTVPIPNHPSTNTSTRNKLLSLFSSQVAISTPTFKTTELEKSVFEQINRYRASKGLPKLTLNASITRQARIHSQNMAKGKTPFSHQGFEGRVKAITLRYNSAAENVAFNRGYSNPVEEAVTGWINSPGHLKNLKGNYNLTGIGVATNNQGEVYLTQLFFRAR; translated from the coding sequence ATGTTCCGACAAACTGCTTTTGGCATCGCTTTAAGTGCGCTTGTCCTTGCTAGTGGATTAACGACTGTTCCGATACCAAATCATCCTTCTACAAATACATCCACCCGTAATAAGCTGTTGTCGCTTTTTTCCAGTCAGGTTGCAATATCGACTCCTACTTTTAAAACTACGGAGCTAGAAAAATCAGTATTTGAGCAAATTAATCGATATCGGGCTTCTAAAGGACTGCCAAAGTTGACCCTAAATGCTAGTATCACTCGACAGGCAAGAATTCATAGTCAAAATATGGCTAAAGGTAAAACCCCATTTAGCCATCAGGGGTTTGAAGGGCGAGTCAAAGCTATCACTCTTCGCTACAACAGTGCGGCGGAAAATGTTGCTTTCAATCGGGGATATAGCAACCCCGTGGAGGAAGCTGTTACTGGTTGGATCAACAGCCCCGGACACCTAAAGAATCTTAAAGGAAATTACAACCTTACTGGAATTGGCGTTGCTACTAATAATCAAGGCGAAGTCTACCTTACACAACTTTTCTTTCGGGCTAGGTAG
- a CDS encoding YqaE/Pmp3 family membrane protein, whose amino-acid sequence MDLVRILCAIFVPPLGVFLQVGFGVDFWINILLTLFGYIPGIIHAVWIIAKK is encoded by the coding sequence ATGGATTTAGTTCGGATTTTGTGTGCCATTTTTGTGCCGCCTTTGGGAGTTTTTTTACAAGTAGGCTTTGGCGTAGACTTTTGGATTAATATACTTTTGACGCTTTTTGGTTACATTCCTGGAATTATTCATGCAGTGTGGATAATTGCTAAGAAATAA
- the lpdA gene encoding dihydrolipoyl dehydrogenase encodes MSQEFDYDLVIIGAGVGGHGAALHAVSCGLKTAIIEAADMGGTCVNRGCIPSKALLAASGRVRELRDAHHLKSLGIQVGSVEFDRQAIANHAGNLVSKIQGDLTNSLKRLGVDIIRGWGKIAGAQKVSVTGDGGEKTITAKDIILSPGSIPFVPPGIEVDGKTVFTSDQGVKLESLPDWVAIIGSGYIGLEFSDIYSALGCEITLIEALDQLMPGFDRDIAKLAERVLITPRDIETKVGIYAKKVTPGSPVVIELADFKTKEDVDVIEVDACLVATGRIPATKNLGLESVGVEVDRRNFIPVDDRMAVLSSGEVVPHLWAIGDANGKMMLAHAASAQGIIAVENIVGRERIVDYRSIPAAAFTHPEVSYVGLTETAAKELGQTEGFEIATSRSYFKGNSKALAENEADGIAKVIYRKDTGEVLGVHIFGLHASDLIHEASAAIANRQSVQSLAHLVHAHPTLSEVLDEAYKRAI; translated from the coding sequence GTGAGTCAAGAATTTGATTACGATTTAGTAATTATCGGCGCTGGTGTAGGCGGACATGGCGCAGCCTTACACGCCGTAAGTTGCGGTCTGAAAACAGCGATTATTGAAGCTGCTGATATGGGAGGAACCTGTGTTAATCGGGGCTGTATTCCTTCTAAAGCGTTGCTGGCGGCATCTGGACGTGTGCGGGAGTTACGTGATGCCCACCACCTCAAGTCGTTAGGAATTCAAGTTGGAAGCGTGGAATTTGATCGCCAAGCGATCGCTAATCATGCTGGTAATCTCGTCTCGAAAATTCAAGGCGACTTAACCAACAGCCTCAAACGTCTAGGAGTCGATATCATCAGAGGTTGGGGAAAAATTGCTGGGGCGCAAAAAGTCTCTGTTACCGGAGACGGTGGTGAAAAAACCATCACCGCCAAAGACATCATTCTTTCCCCCGGTTCAATTCCTTTTGTGCCTCCAGGAATTGAAGTAGACGGCAAAACTGTCTTTACCAGCGATCAAGGTGTCAAGTTAGAGTCGTTACCAGATTGGGTGGCGATTATTGGTAGTGGTTACATCGGCTTAGAATTTTCTGATATTTACTCAGCTTTGGGTTGTGAAATCACCTTGATTGAAGCCCTAGATCAGTTAATGCCAGGATTTGACCGCGATATTGCCAAACTTGCTGAACGGGTGCTGATTACTCCCCGCGATATTGAAACGAAAGTGGGGATATACGCCAAAAAAGTCACTCCTGGTTCACCTGTGGTGATTGAGTTAGCAGATTTTAAAACCAAAGAAGATGTAGATGTCATCGAAGTAGATGCTTGCTTGGTGGCTACGGGACGCATCCCAGCGACCAAAAATCTTGGTTTAGAGTCTGTGGGTGTAGAAGTTGATCGGCGGAACTTTATCCCAGTTGACGATCGCATGGCCGTTCTGTCATCTGGTGAAGTAGTGCCGCATCTGTGGGCAATTGGCGACGCGAATGGGAAGATGATGTTAGCACACGCGGCTTCTGCTCAAGGCATCATTGCGGTAGAAAATATAGTTGGGAGGGAAAGAATAGTAGACTATCGCAGCATCCCCGCAGCAGCATTTACCCACCCAGAAGTTAGCTATGTGGGCTTAACAGAAACCGCAGCTAAGGAGTTGGGACAAACCGAAGGGTTTGAAATTGCCACAAGTCGGAGTTACTTCAAAGGGAATTCCAAAGCGTTGGCAGAAAATGAAGCCGACGGTATTGCCAAGGTGATATATCGCAAAGATACAGGAGAAGTCTTAGGAGTCCACATTTTCGGACTGCACGCCTCAGACTTAATTCACGAAGCATCCGCTGCGATCGCAAACCGTCAATCTGTCCAAAGCCTCGCACATCTAGTTCACGCCCACCCGACACTCTCAGAAGTCCTGGACGAAGCTTATAAACGAGCCATTTAG
- a CDS encoding DUF5340 domain-containing protein, with amino-acid sequence MEQIPLPSPIHYELILQLLERQTMLAVNDNPDLRHQVNQLIITLRKAAVQQKRLEEICEFSSVTIDHRWSINHHNDSKVVAPD; translated from the coding sequence ATGGAGCAAATTCCTCTACCTTCACCTATTCACTACGAACTTATACTTCAACTTTTAGAAAGACAAACTATGTTAGCAGTCAATGATAATCCAGATTTAAGGCATCAGGTCAATCAGCTAATTATTACTCTCCGTAAAGCTGCTGTGCAGCAAAAGCGACTAGAAGAAATTTGCGAGTTTTCCTCTGTAACTATTGATCACCGTTGGTCGATCAACCACCATAACGATAGCAAAGTTGTTGCTCCCGATTGA
- the trpC gene encoding indole-3-glycerol phosphate synthase TrpC, which translates to MQIRRRSPNPAIDVSILRYQAVVPDAAPNHILEEIVWQKEVEYDQMREKVPLQQLLKQVLTAPPTRDFVAALRQGKTNPALIAEVKKASPSKGVLREDFDPVAIAQSYQQGGASCLSVLTDVKFFQGSFDNLAKVRAAVDLPLLCKEFIVYAYQIYLARVQGADAILLIAAILSDQDLKYFLKIANNLKMATLIEVHSLAELDRVLALDGVSLIGINNRNLEDFSVDLQTTCQLLAARGSQLQEKNILVVSESGLHNPEDLSLVLTAGASAVLIGESLVKQPDPGAAIARILPRNF; encoded by the coding sequence ATGCAAATTCGCCGCCGTTCACCTAACCCAGCTATTGATGTATCTATATTGCGTTATCAGGCTGTCGTACCTGATGCAGCGCCAAACCACATTTTGGAGGAAATTGTCTGGCAGAAAGAAGTAGAATATGACCAAATGCGGGAAAAAGTTCCTTTGCAGCAATTGCTTAAACAGGTACTTACCGCGCCGCCAACCCGTGATTTTGTCGCCGCCTTGCGCCAAGGTAAAACTAATCCAGCATTGATTGCCGAAGTCAAAAAAGCTTCACCTAGCAAAGGCGTTTTACGAGAAGATTTTGACCCAGTAGCGATCGCCCAATCTTATCAGCAAGGTGGTGCCAGTTGTCTTTCTGTGCTGACAGATGTCAAGTTCTTTCAAGGTAGTTTTGATAACTTAGCAAAAGTTCGGGCTGCCGTAGATTTGCCCCTACTGTGCAAAGAATTTATCGTTTACGCTTACCAAATATACTTGGCGCGAGTTCAGGGTGCAGATGCTATTTTGTTGATTGCAGCTATTCTCAGCGATCAAGATTTGAAATACTTCCTCAAAATTGCTAACAATCTAAAAATGGCAACCTTGATTGAAGTCCATAGTTTGGCAGAACTTGACCGTGTGTTAGCCTTAGATGGGGTCTCCTTGATAGGAATCAATAATCGTAATTTAGAAGATTTCTCTGTTGACCTGCAAACCACTTGCCAACTTTTGGCTGCAAGAGGTAGCCAATTGCAAGAGAAAAACATCCTTGTTGTCAGCGAGTCAGGACTACACAACCCAGAGGATTTGAGTTTGGTGCTTACAGCAGGTGCATCCGCTGTACTCATTGGAGAATCTTTGGTAAAACAACCAGATCCCGGCGCTGCGATCGCCCGTATATTACCGAGGAATTTCTGA
- a CDS encoding ribonuclease D, whose product MTLPDFQVSDRDLSDAALEQYLESTAIAVDTETMGLLPLRDRLCLVQLCNLEGKVTAIRIAKGQADAPNLKKLLEAANVVKVFHFARFDLATLRANLGIQVGPVFCTKIASKLARTYTNRHGLKDVVQELEQVELDKSSQSSDWGNAASLSEAQLSYAANDVRYLISVQQKLIEMLKREERWEIAQECFQFLPTIVSLDLLQFKDLFEH is encoded by the coding sequence ATGACATTACCAGATTTTCAGGTGAGCGATCGCGACCTTAGTGACGCAGCCCTTGAACAGTATTTAGAATCGACGGCGATCGCAGTTGATACAGAAACGATGGGATTATTGCCGTTGCGCGATCGCTTGTGTCTCGTCCAACTGTGTAACCTTGAGGGGAAAGTGACTGCAATCCGCATAGCCAAAGGACAAGCAGACGCTCCAAACTTAAAAAAACTCTTAGAAGCGGCGAATGTCGTAAAAGTATTTCACTTTGCTCGTTTTGACCTTGCCACTTTGCGAGCCAATCTGGGGATTCAGGTTGGGCCGGTTTTTTGCACCAAAATTGCCAGCAAGTTAGCCCGTACTTATACAAATCGCCACGGACTCAAAGATGTGGTGCAAGAATTAGAACAAGTGGAACTGGATAAAAGCTCTCAAAGTTCTGATTGGGGTAACGCCGCTAGTTTATCTGAAGCTCAACTAAGTTATGCTGCCAATGATGTGCGCTACTTAATTAGTGTGCAGCAGAAGCTAATAGAAATGCTCAAACGAGAAGAACGTTGGGAAATTGCTCAAGAATGTTTTCAATTTCTACCAACTATAGTTTCCTTAGATTTGTTGCAATTTAAGGATTTGTTTGAACACTGA
- a CDS encoding RNA-guided endonuclease InsQ/TnpB family protein codes for MKTSYQYKVKPTALQAEKIDKTLEMLCFQYNYLLAQRFDWYEMNRCPVDRCSLICHLPELKEQPNYYNQKATLVQLKVDRPWYKEIHSQVLQEVPKKVELAFDRWIKGDVNGKKSGRPRFKGKGQYKTFTYTQFKRHHFVNNKITLSKIGDIKVIVHRSIPKGFDIKTVSVTKKADGYYVTLSLNDKTVPTIKPDFNPDKIVGIDVGLIDFYVASDDSRIAAPKHLRKAERKLKSAQRKVSRRNKSSNRRKKAIQKLGKQHKKVADTRKDFHFKIAKALLDKYDVIAVEKLNIKRLAKTRLAKSVNDAGWGQFVTILSNKAENAGLRLIAINPNGTSQECSSCGQKVKKLLSQRKHNCPNCKVSLCRDLNAAINIKNRGAHGLKAQSMSS; via the coding sequence ATGAAAACCTCATACCAATACAAAGTCAAACCAACTGCATTGCAGGCAGAGAAAATAGATAAAACTCTGGAAATGTTGTGTTTTCAATATAATTATTTGCTGGCTCAAAGGTTTGACTGGTACGAGATGAATCGCTGTCCTGTTGATAGATGTTCGTTAATCTGTCATCTGCCAGAGTTAAAAGAACAACCTAACTATTACAATCAAAAAGCAACTCTTGTTCAACTCAAAGTAGATAGACCTTGGTACAAAGAAATTCACTCTCAAGTACTACAAGAAGTCCCTAAGAAGGTTGAATTAGCTTTTGATAGATGGATAAAGGGCGACGTTAACGGTAAAAAGTCTGGTAGGCCCAGATTCAAAGGAAAAGGGCAGTACAAAACATTCACTTATACCCAATTTAAAAGACATCATTTTGTTAATAACAAAATCACGCTGTCAAAAATTGGTGATATCAAGGTGATTGTTCATCGCTCAATACCTAAGGGGTTTGATATTAAAACTGTGTCTGTCACCAAAAAGGCAGATGGCTACTATGTAACTTTAAGCCTTAATGACAAAACAGTTCCCACAATCAAGCCTGATTTTAATCCTGACAAGATCGTAGGTATTGATGTAGGTTTAATTGATTTTTATGTAGCGTCAGATGATTCTAGAATTGCTGCACCGAAACATTTGCGCAAAGCTGAACGTAAATTAAAATCAGCACAGCGTAAGGTATCAAGACGCAATAAAAGCTCTAATCGACGTAAAAAAGCTATTCAAAAATTGGGTAAGCAACACAAAAAAGTTGCTGATACTCGGAAAGACTTTCACTTCAAAATAGCTAAAGCACTACTTGATAAGTATGATGTCATAGCTGTGGAAAAGTTGAATATCAAAAGACTAGCTAAAACAAGATTGGCTAAAAGTGTCAATGATGCTGGTTGGGGACAGTTTGTAACCATACTTTCAAACAAAGCCGAAAATGCTGGTTTGAGGCTAATAGCTATAAATCCAAACGGCACAAGCCAAGAATGCTCTAGTTGTGGTCAAAAAGTAAAGAAGCTGCTATCCCAAAGAAAACATAATTGTCCTAATTGTAAGGTCAGTTTGTGTAGGGATTTGAACGCAGCTATCAACATAAAGAACCGTGGGGCACACGGTCTTAAAGCTCAGTCAATGTCTTCCTAG
- the trpB gene encoding tryptophan synthase subunit beta — protein sequence MTTTPLSPSSTAQVPDMLGRFGRFGGKYVPETLMPALAELETAYQQYRNDPGFQAELQQLLRDYVGRATPLYFAERLTAHYARPDRTGPQIYLKREDLNHTGAHKINNALGQVLLAKRMGKQRIIAETGAGQHGVATATVCARFGLECVIYMGVHDMERQSLNVFRMRLMGAEVRPVEAGTGTLKDATSEAIRDWVTNVETTHYILGSVAGPHPYPMMVRDFHAVIGQETRAQAMEKWGVLPDILLACVGGGSNAMGLFYEFMNESSIRFIGVEAAGEGVNTEKHAATLTKGRVGVLHGAMSYLLQDEDGQIIEAHSISAGLDYPGVGPEHSYLKDTGRAEYYSVTDAEALAAFQRLSKLEGIIPALETAHAIAYLETLCPQLTDSPRIVINCSGRGDKDVQTVAKLLNPA from the coding sequence GTGACTACCACTCCCCTATCTCCAAGTTCAACTGCTCAAGTTCCCGATATGCTAGGTCGCTTTGGGCGCTTTGGCGGTAAATATGTACCTGAAACGCTCATGCCTGCCCTTGCTGAATTAGAAACAGCTTATCAGCAATACCGCAATGACCCTGGTTTTCAAGCAGAACTACAGCAGTTATTACGGGACTATGTGGGACGTGCAACACCATTGTATTTTGCTGAACGCTTGACTGCTCATTATGCCAGACCCGATCGCACGGGCCCACAAATTTACTTAAAACGCGAAGATTTAAATCATACTGGCGCTCACAAAATCAATAATGCCCTTGGTCAGGTATTGTTGGCGAAACGCATGGGTAAGCAAAGGATTATTGCCGAAACGGGCGCTGGACAACACGGAGTTGCCACAGCTACAGTTTGCGCTCGTTTTGGGCTGGAATGCGTAATTTACATGGGCGTTCATGATATGGAACGCCAATCTTTAAATGTCTTCAGAATGCGGCTGATGGGAGCAGAAGTGCGCCCGGTGGAAGCGGGGACTGGAACCCTGAAAGATGCCACTTCTGAAGCAATCCGCGATTGGGTGACAAATGTGGAAACCACTCACTACATTCTCGGCTCGGTAGCAGGGCCCCATCCTTACCCGATGATGGTACGTGATTTCCATGCAGTAATCGGCCAAGAAACTCGCGCCCAAGCAATGGAAAAATGGGGTGTATTGCCTGATATTCTCTTGGCTTGTGTGGGTGGTGGTTCCAATGCTATGGGACTATTCTACGAGTTTATGAATGAGTCTTCTATACGGTTCATTGGGGTTGAAGCAGCCGGGGAAGGTGTTAATACTGAAAAACACGCTGCAACCTTGACAAAAGGACGAGTTGGTGTATTACACGGAGCAATGAGCTACCTGCTGCAAGATGAAGATGGGCAAATCATTGAGGCACACTCAATTAGTGCAGGTTTAGATTATCCCGGTGTGGGCCCAGAACATAGCTATTTAAAGGATACTGGTCGCGCTGAATACTATAGTGTGACGGATGCAGAGGCTTTGGCAGCATTCCAGCGATTATCGAAATTGGAGGGAATTATCCCAGCATTGGAAACAGCCCATGCGATCGCCTACCTCGAAACCCTCTGTCCTCAATTAACCGACAGTCCTCGGATTGTAATTAACTGCTCTGGACGCGGTGATAAGGATGTACAAACAGTAGCCAAGTTATTAAATCCCGCGTAA
- a CDS encoding class I SAM-dependent methyltransferase — MMDQQFQHAMLPQPTHDELARQNFVQSLKMHIFRNISPGNKVIYEKLGKPKFEQEHQRPPQNRYEIREVMQHEPYYRWTSALKRINQEMLWDAVNANVDRQLPELIERSKDKGNELGTLTLDPNFQIPTHQKAVDIHCMPGGYHSEFTDDDVAAGATYDRGAYVYGLGWLGPLNDDMGLSIVQNYLLPEYPDFRPRKILDMGCSVGNSTLPYTDGFPDAEVHAIDVGASMLRYAHARAEALGKRVHFSQQNAEHTNFPDESFDLVVSHILLHEIPPPSVRKVMQESYRLLAPGGMMIHVEAPLYRHMDIYTQFIYDWETANNNEPFWSAVRDLDLVPLATEAGFAADKVFEKFVPNGAWKAKVSNSGSQGTWFVVAATK; from the coding sequence ATGATGGATCAACAATTCCAACACGCGATGCTACCGCAACCTACTCACGACGAGTTGGCACGCCAAAACTTTGTGCAAAGTCTGAAAATGCACATTTTCAGGAATATCTCTCCTGGTAATAAAGTAATTTATGAAAAACTAGGCAAGCCGAAGTTTGAACAAGAGCATCAGCGTCCTCCCCAGAATCGTTATGAAATTCGGGAAGTAATGCAGCACGAACCCTACTATCGCTGGACTAGTGCCCTTAAGCGCATCAACCAGGAAATGTTATGGGATGCTGTAAATGCCAATGTTGACAGACAGCTACCAGAGTTAATCGAGCGTTCCAAAGACAAGGGTAATGAACTCGGTACTTTAACCCTCGACCCAAATTTTCAAATACCTACTCATCAAAAAGCTGTAGACATTCACTGTATGCCCGGAGGATATCACAGTGAATTCACAGATGATGATGTCGCTGCCGGTGCAACCTACGATCGCGGCGCTTACGTTTATGGTTTAGGTTGGTTGGGGCCGCTCAACGATGATATGGGGCTATCTATAGTCCAGAACTACCTCCTACCAGAGTATCCAGACTTTCGACCCCGAAAAATTCTCGATATGGGATGTTCTGTTGGCAATAGCACATTACCATACACAGATGGTTTTCCAGATGCAGAAGTCCATGCCATAGATGTAGGCGCATCTATGTTGCGTTACGCTCATGCAAGAGCCGAAGCCTTGGGAAAACGGGTACACTTCTCTCAACAAAATGCCGAACATACTAACTTTCCGGATGAATCATTTGACTTAGTGGTTTCTCACATTTTGCTGCATGAAATTCCCCCGCCATCTGTGCGTAAAGTTATGCAAGAATCTTATCGTCTACTGGCTCCTGGCGGCATGATGATCCATGTGGAAGCACCCCTATATCGTCACATGGATATTTATACACAGTTTATTTATGATTGGGAAACCGCTAACAACAACGAACCCTTTTGGAGTGCTGTACGCGATTTAGATTTAGTGCCGCTAGCTACTGAGGCTGGTTTTGCAGCAGATAAAGTATTTGAGAAATTTGTCCCTAATGGGGCATGGAAGGCAAAAGTAAGTAACTCAGGCAGCCAAGGCACTTGGTTTGTAGTTGCTGCAACTAAGTAA
- a CDS encoding translation initiation factor, with protein MSSSNPKSSDKGFVYREFGNDNSAATERPIPELPPQQQNLKVQASRKGRKGKTVTVISGFQVKPETLADLVKQLKTQCGTGGTVKDNEIEIQGEHKQKIFDILTKLGYKAKISGG; from the coding sequence ATGTCTTCTTCCAATCCCAAATCTTCCGACAAAGGCTTTGTCTACCGCGAATTTGGCAACGACAACTCCGCGGCTACAGAAAGACCAATTCCAGAACTACCCCCACAACAACAAAATCTTAAAGTACAAGCTTCCCGCAAAGGACGCAAAGGGAAAACCGTCACAGTAATTAGTGGTTTTCAAGTCAAACCGGAAACTTTGGCAGATTTGGTGAAGCAGTTGAAAACCCAGTGCGGCACAGGTGGGACAGTTAAAGATAACGAAATTGAAATTCAGGGCGAACACAAGCAGAAAATTTTCGATATTTTGACCAAGCTAGGTTACAAAGCCAAAATCAGCGGTGGCTAA
- a CDS encoding carbonic anhydrase, with protein sequence MKYNSIHELLRNNQAWVAEKLAIDPTYFEELSNGQTPPFLYIGCSDSRLALTRFTRTEPGELFVHRNIANQVSLTDINFLAVLEYAVLHLKVEHIIVCGHYDCGGIKAALEGRTIGILDNWVNPIRELYLQKQEEIDTLPTREERLNRLAEINVVAQVKNLYQTSIMRQVLHERKAPMVHGWVLDISTGLIKDLNVSTVQWQLHICPLLLEFRLYAMLKNES encoded by the coding sequence ATGAAATATAACAGCATTCACGAACTACTCAGAAATAATCAGGCTTGGGTTGCCGAAAAGCTAGCTATAGATCCAACTTACTTTGAAGAATTATCTAATGGACAAACACCACCTTTTCTATACATTGGGTGTTCTGATAGTCGTCTGGCATTAACAAGATTTACCCGTACAGAACCCGGAGAGTTATTTGTACATCGTAATATTGCCAATCAAGTTTCTCTAACGGATATAAACTTTTTAGCCGTTTTAGAATACGCAGTTTTACATCTTAAAGTGGAACACATTATCGTTTGTGGTCACTACGATTGCGGAGGAATTAAGGCCGCTTTAGAAGGGAGAACCATCGGAATTCTTGATAACTGGGTAAATCCGATTCGGGAACTGTATTTACAAAAACAAGAAGAAATTGATACCTTGCCAACAAGAGAAGAACGTCTCAATCGTTTGGCAGAAATCAATGTTGTGGCGCAAGTGAAAAATCTTTACCAAACTTCTATCATGCGTCAGGTACTCCATGAGCGAAAAGCGCCTATGGTTCATGGTTGGGTACTAGATATAAGCACTGGGTTGATCAAAGATTTGAATGTCTCAACTGTGCAATGGCAGTTACACATCTGCCCCTTGCTTTTAGAGTTTAGACTTTATGCTATGTTAAAAAATGAGAGCTAA